In a genomic window of Polypterus senegalus isolate Bchr_013 chromosome 13, ASM1683550v1, whole genome shotgun sequence:
- the LOC120543297 gene encoding paraneoplastic antigen Ma1-like, whose translation MSFLKQEGKSLADIQDVASPALTLNTELVSAINSLVQKCQTASPVEAQNYRKLRTFSGLTPTPNGEEDYEVWAEHTTHILEEWQCSDNVKKQRLVECLRGPAADIVRFVKVENPSATSCDYLKALDTAFGPTENASDLMVKFRNTFQEKGEKLSVYIIKLDKLLHSVLRKGGLKSSELNRLRIEQIIRGALPDDMVALRLRMTHKFCEPPPFTELLKEVREEENMIHNRSTVQATVTVSSVASDKTDSADCEVELLKKEIRGLRSEMARLLSAAVAPVTSDTPKMHSLAVTTGRSALSKAGGGENIFCYKCGENGHFKQDCANEKNLRKVNRLIKMRRVMGNYPGAQ comes from the coding sequence ATGTCTTTCTTGAAACAAGAGGGAAAATCTTTAGCTGACATACAGGATGTAGCTTCCCCAGCTCTCACACTTAACACTGAGTTAGTTAGCGCAATTAATTCACTAGTTCAGAAATGCCAAACTGCCTCACCAGTAGAAGCACAGAATTATAGGAAACTGCGCACATTTTCTGGACTGACTCCTACACCAAATGGGGAGGAAGACTATGAGGTATGGGCTGAACACACTACACATATTCTCGAAGAATGGCAGTGTTCTGACAATGTGAAGAAACAGAGACTAGTGGAATGCCTTAGAGGGCCCGCAGCAGATATTGTGaggtttgtgaaggttgaaaatcCTTCAGCTACTTCTTGTGACTACCTGAAGGCTCTAGATACAGCATTTGGTCCTACAGAGAATGCATCTGATCTGATGGTGAAGTTCAGAAATACCTTCCAAGAAAAAGGGGAAAAGCTCTCTGTGTATATAATCAAGCTAGATAAGCTACTACACAGTGTTCTGCGAAAAGGGGGACTGAAGTCTTCTGAATTGAATCGCCTTCGTATTGAGCAAATAATTCGAGGGGCTCTTCCAGATGACATGGTGGCACTTAGGTTGAGAATGACGCACAAGTTTTGTGAACCACCTCCTTTCACTGAACTTCTAAAAGAAGTGAGAGAAGAAGAGAACATGATTCATAATAGAAGTACTGTTCAGGCCACTGTAACTGTGTCCTCCGTGGCCTCTGACAAAACAGATTCAGCTGACTGTGAGGTTGAGCTGCTAAAGAAGGAAATTAGGGGACTGAGAAGTGAAATGGCTCGTCTACTGTCTGCTGCTGTTGCACCAGTGACATCAGACACTCCCAAGATGCATAGCTTAGCTGTCACTACAGGGAGAAGTGCTCTAAGCAAAGCAGGCGGTGGAGAAAACATTTTCTGCTATAAATGTGGAGAGAATGGCCACTTTAAACAGGACTGTGCAAATGAGAAGAACTTGAGAAAAGTGAATCGACTCATTAAAATGAGAAGGGTGATGGGAAACTACCCCGGGGCTCAGTAG